Proteins from one Impatiens glandulifera chromosome 2, dImpGla2.1, whole genome shotgun sequence genomic window:
- the LOC124924820 gene encoding uncharacterized protein At5g01610-like: MGFSFPPHHHQRSTIIIIIISALISFFFLVSSSAADQPSAYEVLKSYNFPIGILPKGVTGYELEESTGKFAVYLNGSCGFAIENSYKLEYKSTIKGFLQKGKLSKLEGVKVKLLFVWVDIIDIERSDDSLVFSVGIAWAGFTVDNFEESPQCGCGFNCNSSLELLGQNLSVGHSSS, from the coding sequence ATGGGTTTTTCATTTCCGCCGCATCATCATCAACGAtcgaccatcatcatcatcatcatctcagccTTGATCTCGTTCTTCTTCCTCGTCTCATCATCTGCCGCCGACCAGCCGTCAGCGTACGAGGTTCTTAAGAGCTACAATTTCCCCATCGGGATCTTACCAAAAGGCGTAACAGGGTACGAATTGGAGGAATCGACGGGAAAGTTTGCAGTTTATTTGAACGGTAGTTGCGGATTCGCCATTGAGAATTCGTACAAACTGGAATACAAATCGACAATCAAGGGTTTCTTACAGAAAGGAAAACTATCGAAATTAGAAGGGGTTAAGGTAAAGTTGCTTTTCGTATGGGTTGATATTATTGATATTGAACGGAGCGACGACTCTCTTGTATTCTCGGTTGGGATTGCTTGGGCAGGGTTTACtgttgataattttgaggaatCTCCTCAATGTGGATGTGGGTTCAATTGCAATAGTAGTTTAGAATTATTAGGTCAAAACCTAAGTGTTGGTCATTCTTCTTCTTAG